The following are encoded together in the Lactuca sativa cultivar Salinas chromosome 1, Lsat_Salinas_v11, whole genome shotgun sequence genome:
- the LOC111881092 gene encoding uncharacterized protein LOC111881092 isoform X2, which yields MVIDNEDYGKNLGTCTPSRTLQSSCSQEFIRIKMPPTPPPLPPYHRKVNFNLRASPETCSTSSRSKASKKSLRPKLGFKNRNNTISDVVIPTSSSTSLPQQEKSSIARSWSLTKMFTPFVKMSTPHSDHVSNVLRRAGGSLNLQMKVHEHIPRSQSVPIFNETTRLKRMDSFFRVVPSNPRVKDVDATTPTPNPADNQDDGDDIAEEEAVCRICFVELCEGGETLKMECSCKGELALAHKECAVKWFSIKGNKTCDVCHKDVQNLPVTLLRIHSTVRNRDTHETAISHAHHIEVNGYSDIYRVWKEMPILVIVTILAYFCFLEQLLVGNMGTGSIALSLPFSCVLGLLSSMTSSAMVERRFVWLYATIQFVFVVIFAHIFYSVVHVQPILSILLATFAGCGVAICGRSIGVEVLRLRRWWNSRSNQQLDSRIVEIAPSSPSSESPPQPPPPPPSYIASPDVVLNVELPFDEAALSRDQPPQLSQPPQPSQPPRPPQPPPPFWKTSNL from the exons ATG GTAATTGATAACGAAGATTATGGCAAGAATTTGGGGACATGTACACCATCAAGAACATTACAATCTTCTTGTTCTCAAGAATTTATTCGAATAAAGATgccaccaacaccaccaccactaccaccatatCACAGAAAAGTGAATTTTAATCTCCGAGCATCACCTGAAACCTGTTCAACTTCATCAAGAAGCAAAGCGTCAAAGAAAAGTCTTCGACCAAAACTGGGTTTTAAGAACAGAAATAATACTATTTCAGATGTAGTAATTCCAACATCTTCTTCGACTTCTTTACCTCAACAAGAGAAGTCTTCTATCGCAAGATCATGGTCGCTTACAAAAATGTTTACACCTTTTGTAAAGATGAGTACCCCACATTCAGACCATGTGTCTAATGTATTGAGAAGAGCAGGTGGATCGCTTAATTTGCAG ATGAAAGTCCATGAACATATACCTCGATCACAATCTGTCCCCATATTTAATGAAACCACACGTTTGAAAAGAATGGATTCGTTTTTTCGAGTGGTTCCATCAAATCCACGGGTGAAAGATGTTGATGCCACAACACCAACTCCTAATCCTGCTGATAATCAAG ATGATGGTGATGATATAGCGGAAGAAGAAGCGGTTTGCAGGATATGTTTTGTAGAATTATGTGAAGGTGgtgaaaccctaaaaatggaATGTAGTTGCAAAGGTGAACTCGCATTAGCACATAAAGAATGTGCTGTGAAATGGTTTAGTATAAAAGGTAACAAAACATGTGACGTGTGTCATAAAGATGTCCAAAATCTACCCGTTACACTTTTAAGAATCCATAGTACAGTTAGAAATCGAGACACGCATGAAACTGCAATATCCCATGCGCATCACATTGAAGTTAATGGATAcag TGATATTTATCGAGTGTGGAAAGAGATGCCGATTCTTGTTATTGTTACAATTCTTGCGTACTTTTGCTTTCTTGAGCAACTTCTG GTCGGGAATATGGGTACAGGTTCAATCGCTCTATCTCTTCCATTTTCTTGTGTATTAGGTCTTCTCTCATCCATGACTTCTTCAGCCATGG TGGAACGAAGATTTGTGTGGCTATACGCGACAATTCAGTtcgtgtttgtggtgattttcgCACATATTTTTTACTCAGTG GTTCATGTTCAACCAATTTTGTCGATTCTCCTTGCAACGTTTGCTGGTTGTGGGGTTGCAATATGTGGTAGGTCCATTGGTGTGGAGGTCTTAAGGTTAAGAAGATGGTGGAATAGCAGATCAAATCAGCAACTTGATTCTCGGATTGTTGAAATCGcaccatcatcaccatcctcTGAAAGTCCACCacaaccaccgccaccaccaccctcTTATATAGCTTCTCCGGATGTTGTTTTGAATGTAGAACTACCATTTGATGAAGCTGCATTATCACGTGATCAGCCACCACAACTATCACAACCACCACAACCATCACAGCCACCGCGGCCACCACAACCGCCGCCACCATTTTGGAAAACTTCGAACTTGTAG
- the LOC111881092 gene encoding uncharacterized protein LOC111881092 isoform X1 — protein sequence MKSQEYNGLKSTSYEGHDHSSSSQTEQVAIPLHMVIDNEDYGKNLGTCTPSRTLQSSCSQEFIRIKMPPTPPPLPPYHRKVNFNLRASPETCSTSSRSKASKKSLRPKLGFKNRNNTISDVVIPTSSSTSLPQQEKSSIARSWSLTKMFTPFVKMSTPHSDHVSNVLRRAGGSLNLQMKVHEHIPRSQSVPIFNETTRLKRMDSFFRVVPSNPRVKDVDATTPTPNPADNQDDGDDIAEEEAVCRICFVELCEGGETLKMECSCKGELALAHKECAVKWFSIKGNKTCDVCHKDVQNLPVTLLRIHSTVRNRDTHETAISHAHHIEVNGYSDIYRVWKEMPILVIVTILAYFCFLEQLLVGNMGTGSIALSLPFSCVLGLLSSMTSSAMVERRFVWLYATIQFVFVVIFAHIFYSVVHVQPILSILLATFAGCGVAICGRSIGVEVLRLRRWWNSRSNQQLDSRIVEIAPSSPSSESPPQPPPPPPSYIASPDVVLNVELPFDEAALSRDQPPQLSQPPQPSQPPRPPQPPPPFWKTSNL from the exons ATGAAATCTCAAGAATATAATGGTCTTAAATCCACCAGTTATGAGGGACATGATCATTCAAGTTCTTCCCAAACTGAACAAGTTGCGATTCCTCTTCACATG GTAATTGATAACGAAGATTATGGCAAGAATTTGGGGACATGTACACCATCAAGAACATTACAATCTTCTTGTTCTCAAGAATTTATTCGAATAAAGATgccaccaacaccaccaccactaccaccatatCACAGAAAAGTGAATTTTAATCTCCGAGCATCACCTGAAACCTGTTCAACTTCATCAAGAAGCAAAGCGTCAAAGAAAAGTCTTCGACCAAAACTGGGTTTTAAGAACAGAAATAATACTATTTCAGATGTAGTAATTCCAACATCTTCTTCGACTTCTTTACCTCAACAAGAGAAGTCTTCTATCGCAAGATCATGGTCGCTTACAAAAATGTTTACACCTTTTGTAAAGATGAGTACCCCACATTCAGACCATGTGTCTAATGTATTGAGAAGAGCAGGTGGATCGCTTAATTTGCAG ATGAAAGTCCATGAACATATACCTCGATCACAATCTGTCCCCATATTTAATGAAACCACACGTTTGAAAAGAATGGATTCGTTTTTTCGAGTGGTTCCATCAAATCCACGGGTGAAAGATGTTGATGCCACAACACCAACTCCTAATCCTGCTGATAATCAAG ATGATGGTGATGATATAGCGGAAGAAGAAGCGGTTTGCAGGATATGTTTTGTAGAATTATGTGAAGGTGgtgaaaccctaaaaatggaATGTAGTTGCAAAGGTGAACTCGCATTAGCACATAAAGAATGTGCTGTGAAATGGTTTAGTATAAAAGGTAACAAAACATGTGACGTGTGTCATAAAGATGTCCAAAATCTACCCGTTACACTTTTAAGAATCCATAGTACAGTTAGAAATCGAGACACGCATGAAACTGCAATATCCCATGCGCATCACATTGAAGTTAATGGATAcag TGATATTTATCGAGTGTGGAAAGAGATGCCGATTCTTGTTATTGTTACAATTCTTGCGTACTTTTGCTTTCTTGAGCAACTTCTG GTCGGGAATATGGGTACAGGTTCAATCGCTCTATCTCTTCCATTTTCTTGTGTATTAGGTCTTCTCTCATCCATGACTTCTTCAGCCATGG TGGAACGAAGATTTGTGTGGCTATACGCGACAATTCAGTtcgtgtttgtggtgattttcgCACATATTTTTTACTCAGTG GTTCATGTTCAACCAATTTTGTCGATTCTCCTTGCAACGTTTGCTGGTTGTGGGGTTGCAATATGTGGTAGGTCCATTGGTGTGGAGGTCTTAAGGTTAAGAAGATGGTGGAATAGCAGATCAAATCAGCAACTTGATTCTCGGATTGTTGAAATCGcaccatcatcaccatcctcTGAAAGTCCACCacaaccaccgccaccaccaccctcTTATATAGCTTCTCCGGATGTTGTTTTGAATGTAGAACTACCATTTGATGAAGCTGCATTATCACGTGATCAGCCACCACAACTATCACAACCACCACAACCATCACAGCCACCGCGGCCACCACAACCGCCGCCACCATTTTGGAAAACTTCGAACTTGTAG